The DNA region GAGAGCAGGTCGTACAGCTCGGCGAGGATCTCGGTGACCTCCGCGTGCAGGTTCACGACGCGCCTGCGCAAAAGCGCCGCGTCGAGCGACGGCAGTGAGTTCTCGGCTGCGAGCTTTCGCCGCACCATCTGGAGCGTCGCGCCGGCCTGCGGCGTCGGCACCGGGAGCGCCTCGGGAAGCGCGATCGGCGCGGGCCGATCGGCGAACCGGAGCACGCAGTCGAGCAGGGCTTCCTTGCTCTCCACGTAGGTGTAGATCGATCCCTTCGAGACGCCCATCCGCTCGGCCACGTCGGCGATCTGCGTGCGCCGGTAGCCCTGCTCGAGCAGCACGGCCGTTGCGGCCTCGATCAGGTCCTGGAAGCGGCTCTCGGGAATCGCGCGCGGCATGCCGAGATTGTAGTTGACCGGCTCGGTCAGTCAAATATACTCGGCCGCGATCCGAAGCGATCGCGAGGAGAGGCGAATGGGACGGACGTCTCGGACAGTCATGTTTGCGATTCTCGCGCTCGTCGCGGCGCGCGCGGCCGCGCAGGCCGCGCCGTCAGACTGGCCGGTCTACGCCGGAAACGAAGCGGGGCACCGCTACTCGCCGCTCGCCGAGATCCACCGCGGCAACGTCGCGCAGCTTGTCGAGGCGTGGCGCATCCGCACCGGCGATCTCGACGCGGTGCCGCCGCCGCCGGGCCACATGGCGTTCCAGGCCACGCCGATCCTGGTCGACGGACTGCTGGTGCTGCCGACGCCGCTCGGCCGCGTGCTCGCGCTCGATCCGGCGAGCGGCGCCGAGCGCTGGCGCTTCGACGCGACCGGGACGGAGCGCCGCTATCCCGAATTCACCTCGCGCGGCGTGGCGTCCTGGCAGGACGCGGAAGCGAAGCCCGGCGCTCCGTGCCGCCGGCGCATCTTCGCGGCGACGTTCGAGTCGCGGCTCTTCTCGCTCGACGTCGCCACCGGCAAGCGCTGCGCCGACTTCGGGCGCGACGGCGAGGTGTCGCTGCGCGAGGGCGTCGGCGCGCTGCACGACTGGGACTACACGATCACCTCGCCGCCGCTCGTCGCGGGCGACCGGGTCGTGGTCGGCTCGGCGATGAGCGACAACCAGCGCGTCGACATGCCGCGCGGGATCGTGCGCGCCTACGACGCGCGCAGCGGCCGCCTGCTCTGGGCCTGGGACCCGATTCCGCGCAGCGGCGAAGACCCGGCGTTCCGCGAGTGGAAGTCCGAGCAGGCGGCGCGCGTGGGCGCGGCCAACGCCTGGTCGATCCTCTCCTACGACGCGGAGCGCGAGCTGGTCTTCGTGCCGACCTCGAGCCCGAGCCCCGACTACTTCGGCGGCGAGCGCGTCGGCGACAACCGCCACGCGAACTCCGTCGTCGCGCTGCGCGCGAAGAGCGGCGAGCTGGCCTGGCAGTTCCAGGTCGTGCACCACGATCTCTGGGACTACGACGTGCCCGCTCAGCCGGTCCTGACCGAGATCCTGCACGAGGGCCGGCTCGTGCCGGTGGTCGTGCAGGCGACCAAGATGGGCTTCCTGTTCGTGCTGCACCGCGACACCGGCGTGCCGGTGTTCCCCGTCGAGGAGCGGCCCGTGCCGCCGAGCGACGTGCCGGGCGAGGTCGTCTCGCCGACGCAGCCCTTCCCGACGGTGTATCCGAACCTGGTCCCGACGACGCTCTCGCCCGACGACGCGTGGGGTCTCACGCCGCTCGACCGCGAGAGCTGCCGCGAGAAGATCGCGGCGCTGCGCAACGAGGGCATCTACACGCCGCCGAGCCTGCGCGGCACGCTGATGTTCCCGGGAAACGCGGGCGGCACGAACTGGGGCAGCGTCGCGATCGAGCCCTCGCGCCGGATCGCGATCGTGAACCAGACCGTGCTCGCCTACGCGGTGCAGCTGATCCCACGCGAGAAGTTCGAGGCCGAGAAGGCGGAGGCGGGCCGCGGGCTGCTGGGCCTGCGGGAGTTCGCGCCGCAGGCGGGAACGCCGTACGGGCTGCGCCGCGAGCCGCTGGTCTCGCCGGTGTACCTGCCGTGCAACCCGCCGCCCTGGGGGACGCTCGCGGCCGTCTCGCTCGACACCGGAAAGCTGCTCTGGCAGGTGCCGCTCGGAACCGTTCCCGACCAGCTGCGGATTCCGATTCCGATCGACATGGGGCTTCCGAACCTGGGCGGGCCGCTCGTCACCGCGGGCGGGCTCGCCTTCATCAGCGCGGCGATGGACGGGATCCTGCGCGCGGTCGACCTCGACACCGGCGCCGAGCTCTGGAGCGATCGGCTTCCCGCCGGCGGCAACGCGAATCCGATGACCTATCGCGCCGCGGACGGACGGCAGTACGTGCTGATCGCGGCCGGAGGACACGGAAAGCTCGGCACCCGGCGCGGCGACTGGGTGGTCGCCTACGCGCTGCCGCGGCCGGGCTAGCTTCCGCGACGGGGCGCCGGTCGCGTACTCTCTCGGCCATGTCACCCCGCGAGCCCGCGCAGCGCCATCTGATCCCCCACTTCACGCGCAGCGCGGTGTGGCGCGCGGCCGACCTGCCGGTGCTCGAGCGCGGAAAGGGCTGCTACGTCTGGGACACCTCGGGCGAGCGCTGGCTCGACGGTCTCTCGGGCCTGTTCTGCGTGAACATCGGGCACGGGCGCGAGGACCTCGCGGACGCGGCGGCCGCGCAGATGCGCAAGCTCGCCTTCGCCACGAACTGGGGCTACGCGCATCCGCCGTCGCTCGAGGCGTCGCGCATGATCGCGGAGCTCGCGCCGGGCGATCTCGACCACGTCTTCTTCGTGAGCTCCGGGTCGGAGGCAGTCGAGTCGGCGCTGAAGCTGGCGCGGAACCATCACCTCGCGCGCGGCGAGACGAAGCGCGTGAAGGTGATCGCGCGAACCTGGTCGTACCACGGCACGACGCTGGGCGCGCTCTCGGTGACGGGCATCCCCGCGATGCGGGAGCCTTTCGCGCCGATGCTCTGGGACGGCGTGGTGCGCGTGCCGAACACGCTGGACGCGGAGCCCGGCGCGCCCGGCGCGAGCGCCCGCGAGCTGCCCTGCGTGCGCGAGATCGAAGCGGCGATCCTGCGCGAGGGGCCCGAGAACGTCTCGATGCTGATCGCCGAGCCGGTGCAGAACGGCCGCGGCGCGGTCGTGGCGCCCGACGGCTACTGGCCGGAGCTGCGCAGGATCTGCGACGCGTACGGCGTGCTGCTCTGCGCCGACGAGGTGATCAACGCCTTCGGCCGGCTCGGGCACTGGTTCGCGAGCGACCGCGTCGGCGTCGTGCCCGACCTGATCACGTTCGCGAAGGGCGTGACCTCGGCGTACCAACCGCTCGCGGGCGTGGTCGCGCGGCGCGGGCTCGTCGAGGCGATCTGGGATTCGCCGGGCGGCTCGTTCGTGCACGGCTCGACGTTCGGCGGCCACCCGGTGGCGACGGCGGTCGCGGTCGCGAACATGACGGCGCTTCGCGAGGAGAAGGTTCTGGAGAACGTGCTCGCGAACGAGGGCTATCTGCGCGCGCGCCTCGAAGCGGTGGCCGCGCGGCACGCCTGTGTGCGCGAGGTGCGCGGACAGGGCTACTTCTACGCCGTCGAGCTGATGGCCGACCGCGAGTCGGGCCGCGACCTCGACGCGGCGCAGACCGCCGCCCTGCGCGGAGGGCTGCTGCTCCAGTACATCCGCGAGGCGAAGATCCTGATCCGCCCCGACGATCGCGGCGCCACGTTCATGGCGATCGCGCCGCCGCTCGTCGCCGACCGCGCCGTGCTCGACGACGTGGCCGAGCGCCTCGATCGCATCTGCACGAGAGTCGACCAGTTCCTTGGAGGGAAGCCCCGATGACCCGGATGTCTGCCAGCGAAGCCTTCGTCGAGACGCTCGTCGCGCACGGCGTGACCGACGTGTTCGGCATCGTCGGCTCGGCCTACATGGACGCGCTCGACCTGTTTCCGCCCGCGGGGATCCGCTTCTGGTCGGTGGCGCACGAGCAGAACGCCGCGCACATGGCCGACGGATACAGCCGCGTGACCGGGCGCCACGGCGTCTGCATCGCGCAGAACGGGCCGGGGATCACCAACTTCGTCACCGCGATCGCCGCCGCGTACTGGGCGCACTCGCCGGTGGTGTGCATCACGCCCGAGGCCGGCACGATGGGGATCGGCAGCGGCGGCTTCCAGGAGACGGAGCAGCTGCCGATCTTCTCGAAGATCACCAAGTTCCAGACGCACGTGAACCGGCACGAGCGGATCGCCGAGCTCACGCACCGCGCGTTCGTGCTCGCGCTCGCGGAGCGCGGACCGGTGCAGATCAACATTCCGCGCGACCTGTTCTTCGGCGAGGCCGACTACGAGATCCGCGCGCCGCAGCCGCTCGAGCGCGGGCCCGGCGGCGCGCAGGCGCTCGAGGCCGCTGCGAAGCTGCTCGCCGGCGCGCGCTTCCCGGTGATCATGGCCGGCGGGGGCGTTCTGATGGGCGACGGCCAGCGCGAGCTGGTGGCGCTGGCCGAGCACCTCTCTGCGCCGGTGATCGCGTCGTACCTGCACAACGACGCGTTCCCCGCGAGGCATCCGCTCGCGTGCGGCCCGATCGGCTACCAGGGCGCGAAGTCGGCCATGCACGTGGTCGCGCAGGCCGACGTGGTTCTGTGTCTTGGCACGCGGCTGGGCCCGTTCGGCACGCTTCCACAGCACGGCATCGACTACTGGCCCAAGCAGGCGAAGCTGATCCAGGTCGATTCGGACCACCGCATGCTCGGCCTGGTGAAGGAGGTCGCCGTGGCCGTGCACGGCGACGCTCGCGCGGCGGCCGCCGACCTGCTCTCGCGCACCAAGAACCTGGAGGTGGCCGCGCACAAGACGCGCACCGAGCGGCTGGCCGAGATCGCGCGTCGCAAGCAGGAGTGGGAAGCGGAGCTCTCGGGCTGGTCGTCGGCGAACGGTTCGCCGGTCTCGCCGCGCCGCGCGCTGCGCGAGCTCGAGCGCGCGATGCCGAGGCGCGCGATGGTGACGACCGACATCGGCAACATCTGCTCGGTCGCAAACAGCTACCTGCGCTTCGACGAGCCGCTCTCGATGTTCGCGCCGATGATGTGGGGCAACTGCGGCTACGCGCTGCCGACCGCGATGGGCTGCAAGGTGGCCGCGCCCGACCGGCCCGCGATCGCGTACGTCGGCGACGGCGCCTGGGGCATGAGTCAGACCGAGATCATGACCTGCGTGCGCGACCGGATCGCGGTGGTCGCGGTGGTGTTCAACAACCGCCAGTGGGGCGCCGAGAAGCGCAACCAGATCGACTACTACGGCAGCCGCTTCGTGGGCTCCGACCTGGACAACCCGTCGTTTGCGGGGATCGCGCGGGCGATGGGCGCGGACGGCGTGACCGTCGACGCGCCCGACCGGATCGGAGACGCGCTGCGCGCGGCGGTCGCCTCGGGGCGCCCGACCGTGCTCGAGATCCTCTGCAACGACGAGCTCGGCGAGCCGTTCCGCCGCGACGCCCTGCGCACCCCCGTGCGCCTGCTGCCCAAGTACCGCGCGTTCGGCAATTGATTGGTTTCGTCTATGGATCTGATCGAAACTTTGTATTTCCCAACTCCCGATCCGGTCGCAAACCTTCCAGCCAACCCAAGCGGGAAGGAGACGACATGACTCCCACGGCAAAGATCAGCTTCGCGTTCGCGGCTCTGCTCGCACTGTCCGGTGTGTTCGGATTCTGGGTCGGGAACAGCCCGGCCTCGCTCTTCACGGGGCTCGTGCTCGGCTCGCTGGTGGCGGGCTTCGCGCTGGCCGGCCATAAGGGCTGGAGCCAGGCCTGGATGGGCAGCCTGGCGCTGGCCGTGGTGCTCAGCGGGTATCTCGCCGTGCGTGCCGCGGACTCCGGCTCGTACCTGGCCGGAGCGATGGCGCTGGCGGGCCTGGTGACGGCGCTGGCTCTGCGCGCGCCGGCCGCGCCCGCCGCGCGCCGCTGAGGTGCAGATTCCCCT from Deltaproteobacteria bacterium includes:
- a CDS encoding aminotransferase class III-fold pyridoxal phosphate-dependent enzyme; this encodes MSPREPAQRHLIPHFTRSAVWRAADLPVLERGKGCYVWDTSGERWLDGLSGLFCVNIGHGREDLADAAAAQMRKLAFATNWGYAHPPSLEASRMIAELAPGDLDHVFFVSSGSEAVESALKLARNHHLARGETKRVKVIARTWSYHGTTLGALSVTGIPAMREPFAPMLWDGVVRVPNTLDAEPGAPGASARELPCVREIEAAILREGPENVSMLIAEPVQNGRGAVVAPDGYWPELRRICDAYGVLLCADEVINAFGRLGHWFASDRVGVVPDLITFAKGVTSAYQPLAGVVARRGLVEAIWDSPGGSFVHGSTFGGHPVATAVAVANMTALREEKVLENVLANEGYLRARLEAVAARHACVREVRGQGYFYAVELMADRESGRDLDAAQTAALRGGLLLQYIREAKILIRPDDRGATFMAIAPPLVADRAVLDDVAERLDRICTRVDQFLGGKPR
- the xsc gene encoding sulfoacetaldehyde acetyltransferase, with the protein product MTRMSASEAFVETLVAHGVTDVFGIVGSAYMDALDLFPPAGIRFWSVAHEQNAAHMADGYSRVTGRHGVCIAQNGPGITNFVTAIAAAYWAHSPVVCITPEAGTMGIGSGGFQETEQLPIFSKITKFQTHVNRHERIAELTHRAFVLALAERGPVQINIPRDLFFGEADYEIRAPQPLERGPGGAQALEAAAKLLAGARFPVIMAGGGVLMGDGQRELVALAEHLSAPVIASYLHNDAFPARHPLACGPIGYQGAKSAMHVVAQADVVLCLGTRLGPFGTLPQHGIDYWPKQAKLIQVDSDHRMLGLVKEVAVAVHGDARAAAADLLSRTKNLEVAAHKTRTERLAEIARRKQEWEAELSGWSSANGSPVSPRRALRELERAMPRRAMVTTDIGNICSVANSYLRFDEPLSMFAPMMWGNCGYALPTAMGCKVAAPDRPAIAYVGDGAWGMSQTEIMTCVRDRIAVVAVVFNNRQWGAEKRNQIDYYGSRFVGSDLDNPSFAGIARAMGADGVTVDAPDRIGDALRAAVASGRPTVLEILCNDELGEPFRRDALRTPVRLLPKYRAFGN
- a CDS encoding pyrroloquinoline quinone-dependent dehydrogenase; this encodes MFAILALVAARAAAQAAPSDWPVYAGNEAGHRYSPLAEIHRGNVAQLVEAWRIRTGDLDAVPPPPGHMAFQATPILVDGLLVLPTPLGRVLALDPASGAERWRFDATGTERRYPEFTSRGVASWQDAEAKPGAPCRRRIFAATFESRLFSLDVATGKRCADFGRDGEVSLREGVGALHDWDYTITSPPLVAGDRVVVGSAMSDNQRVDMPRGIVRAYDARSGRLLWAWDPIPRSGEDPAFREWKSEQAARVGAANAWSILSYDAERELVFVPTSSPSPDYFGGERVGDNRHANSVVALRAKSGELAWQFQVVHHDLWDYDVPAQPVLTEILHEGRLVPVVVQATKMGFLFVLHRDTGVPVFPVEERPVPPSDVPGEVVSPTQPFPTVYPNLVPTTLSPDDAWGLTPLDRESCREKIAALRNEGIYTPPSLRGTLMFPGNAGGTNWGSVAIEPSRRIAIVNQTVLAYAVQLIPREKFEAEKAEAGRGLLGLREFAPQAGTPYGLRREPLVSPVYLPCNPPPWGTLAAVSLDTGKLLWQVPLGTVPDQLRIPIPIDMGLPNLGGPLVTAGGLAFISAAMDGILRAVDLDTGAELWSDRLPAGGNANPMTYRAADGRQYVLIAAGGHGKLGTRRGDWVVAYALPRPG
- a CDS encoding TetR/AcrR family transcriptional regulator yields the protein MPRAIPESRFQDLIEAATAVLLEQGYRRTQIADVAERMGVSKGSIYTYVESKEALLDCVLRFADRPAPIALPEALPVPTPQAGATLQMVRRKLAAENSLPSLDAALLRRRVVNLHAEVTEILAELYDLLSRNRTGIKLLDRCAPDYPELARVWNRAGRGGALARLSRYLDERARRGRLRRFSDEPVAARLVLETLVFWAVHRHWDPAPQAFDEASARRTVVEFLASALLSSGSRASSARRGR